Genomic segment of bacterium:
GCCCCAGCACGGCCGCCAGCCAGTCCGCCGCAGCCGGCCTTCCGCTGGACACGGATTGGGTCACAGTGCGCGGCTGCGAGGATTTCCTGAGCATGTTCCCCCTGGCTCCGGGCGCGCGTTGGGTGTACGACTATTCCTACTCCTCGCAAGGGAGTTACAACCAGGGTTATTCTGATAACTATTCGATTGATTACAAGCGGCAGGGAGACTGCACTGTTGAGGTCAATTCGGTTTCAGCTTTGGACAAAGGTGGATTTCTTTTCGATGTGCAGGTCAGATTCGATATTCACCTTGAGACTTATACATCCTCAGGTGTAAGGATGACAATTGATCCTGATTCAGTCCGGTACACACCCTGGTACAATTCATGGACTGTCGAGGACACAACTCTTACACGGGAGATTGCGTTTGAAGTGGAGCCGGACACAGTCTGGCTCGTGGCCGGGGACAGCCGGTTGTATTTCTCGAGGACTAAATACCGATTTGGCTCCGGGTTCGACACAGACCTGTTCCAGTATCCGGACAGCACCCGCCACGGCTGGAAACCCAGCCGGATGAACCCGAACATAGACTTCAGTTGGACGGTCGCGCCAGGCCAGGGAATCACGGAACTGATTATGGACGACAGCTACGGCGGCATCATGGACAGTCACGATTACAGGCTTGAGATAAAGCTGCGCGGATTCAGCCCCGGCACCCATTGAGCGGCTGCACGGCCGGAGCGCAGGCCCGCGCTCCGGCCAATCTGCCAGCCCGCTTACCGCGACACCTCCCAGACATATTTCCCGCTTTTATCTACGTATCCCACCCGGTCCAGGTAGCGCTCCTGGGCCAGGCCACCCGCGAAACGCAACGGCTCGGCGAAACGCGGCTCTATTACCAACCGTCCTGTCCGGTCGATAAAGCCCCACTTATCCCCCACCCGCACTGCGGCCAAACCCTCGCTGAAAGAGCGCGCCTCGGCATAGCCGGCCGGTATAACCAGTTTCCCAGTTCTGTCGATGAAACCCCAGCCGCCAGCGGTCATCACCGGAGCCAGCCCATCCTGGAACGCATAGCAGACAGTCATCTCCGGATGCTCCCCCAGGTCGAGCGCCACGCGGCCGTCCCGGCCCAGGTAGCAGCATTTCCCGCCCAGAGCGGCCGCGGCCAGGCCCTCATAGAACAACTCCAGACGGTCCCAGCGCGGCGGGATGACCAACGCCCCGGCCGTGTCGATACAGCCCCATTTCCCGCCCGCCAGCACCAGGGCGCAGCCCTCCCGGAACGCTGTCACCTGCTCGAACCCGGCCTTTATCACCCGCCCCGCGCGGTCGATCACGCTCCACCCGTCACCGCTTTTCACCGCGGCCCGGCCATCACTGAACGGCCCGGCGGAGTCGAACGCGGGGGCTATCACGGTTGCGCCGGTCTTGTCCAGGTAGCCCCACTTGAGCCCCTGGCCCAGGAGTTCCATCTGCACCGGCAGCAGTCCCCCGGACCAGGACCAGGCCTGGACCGCCAGCACCTCCAGCACCACTTGGCCACGGTGGTCGATGAAGCGGAGAAAGTCATCCGCGCCGGTGTCCACCCGGGCCAGGCTGTCGCTGAACGGATAGGCCAATCTGAACTGCGGCGGGATGGCAATCTCCCCGTTGCGGTCGATATAACCCCACTTGCCGTCCAGACGGACCGGGGCCAGGCCCTCGCTGAAATCCTGCGCCTGCTGGAAACGCAGGCCGATCACCACCCGGCCCGTACTGTCGATGAAGCCGCAACGGCCGTTACGCTGGACCGGGAAAAGACGCGGCCCGCTTTCCTGAGCCGATAGCGAGTGGATCGAGACGAGCAGTGACAGGAGCGAAACAGCGGTGGCAAGGCAGGCACAGCGGCGGGTGAGACGCATTACCCCTCCTGGGGCAGGGTTGGACGCAGCCGACAACACCG
This window contains:
- a CDS encoding WG repeat-containing protein, coding for MRLTRRCACLATAVSLLSLLVSIHSLSAQESGPRLFPVQRNGRCGFIDSTGRVVIGLRFQQAQDFSEGLAPVRLDGKWGYIDRNGEIAIPPQFRLAYPFSDSLARVDTGADDFLRFIDHRGQVVLEVLAVQAWSWSGGLLPVQMELLGQGLKWGYLDKTGATVIAPAFDSAGPFSDGRAAVKSGDGWSVIDRAGRVIKAGFEQVTAFREGCALVLAGGKWGCIDTAGALVIPPRWDRLELFYEGLAAAALGGKCCYLGRDGRVALDLGEHPEMTVCYAFQDGLAPVMTAGGWGFIDRTGKLVIPAGYAEARSFSEGLAAVRVGDKWGFIDRTGRLVIEPRFAEPLRFAGGLAQERYLDRVGYVDKSGKYVWEVSR